In Euphorbia lathyris chromosome 9, ddEupLath1.1, whole genome shotgun sequence, the following are encoded in one genomic region:
- the LOC136207254 gene encoding beta carbonic anhydrase 5, chloroplastic-like — protein sequence MLNARVTDCLFVFLQILSNRADYTNVRVSIPFLLIPAQEEVEHFQNLAELQSPKFMVITCVDSRVCPCNILGFEPGQAFMVRNVANLVPSFEGPTETNAAIEFAVNTLQVENIFVIGHSNCAGIQALMSMKNNSSRWAFNRFPWIHHRSFEAALECPSGTNAFGYIEVYDNRLLLIGTDRLQSTDIGFDS from the exons ATGCTGAATGCGCGAGTTACAGACTgcctttttgtttttcttcaaaTCTTGTCAAATCGAGCAGATTATACGAATGTTAGGGTGTCAATTCCCTTCTTGCTGATTCCAGCTCA AGAAGAAGTGGAGCATTTTCAGAATCTGGCTGAGCTGCAGTCACCAAAG TTTATGGTGATTACTTGTGTAGACTCGAGGGTTTGCCCTTGTAACATTCTTGGATTTGAACCTGGACAAGCTTTTATGGTCCGAAATGTCGCAAATCTTGTTCCATCATTTGAG GGACCAACAGAAACAAATGCAGCCATTGAGTTTGCTGTAAATACTCTTCAA GTTGAAAATATATTTGTGATTGGCCATAGTAACTGTGCAGGGATTCAAGCTCTTATGAGTATGAAAAACAACTCCTCCAG GTGGGCATTCAATCGATTCCCATGGATCCATCATAGGTCTTTTGAAGCAGCATTGGAGTGTCCTTCTGGTACAAATGCATTTGGGTACATTGAGGTTTATGACAACAGGTTATTGCTAATCGGTACTGATAGACTGCAGAGTACAGATATAGGTTTTGATTCTTAA